GCGTCGGACCGGCTCGATGGCCAGCACACGACCGAGTCGCTCAATCACCCGGCACACAGTCGCCGGCGAGACGCCGAACAGCGGCGCGAGCTGCCGCATGGTGAGGTTCGTGCGGTAATAGACACCCACCACCAGCACCCGGTCCGCCAAAGGCAGGCACCACGGACGACCAGTCCGCGGACCATCACCACCTCGTTC
The DNA window shown above is from Streptomyces sp. NBC_01445 and carries:
- a CDS encoding helix-turn-helix domain-containing protein, translated to METFTGLRMRQFEGLLRAVRERGGDGPRTGRPWCLPLADRVLVVGVYYRTNLTMRQLAPLFGVSPATVCRVIERLGRVLAIEPVRRPADATDRFCGSWTAR